The proteins below are encoded in one region of Triticum aestivum cultivar Chinese Spring chromosome 1B, IWGSC CS RefSeq v2.1, whole genome shotgun sequence:
- the LOC123110489 gene encoding triose phosphate/phosphate translocator, chloroplastic isoform X1 encodes MAALATILCGGAVAGHQRSRRRAAPSLHVRGGSASDAAHLVCGRKLRPALFPTSSFGALPLFPPGSRKLLRTSASAAAPSSDSQGQAKPIGFLERYPALVTGFFFFMWYFLNVIFNILNKKIFDYFPYPYFVSVTHLSVGVLYCLISWSTGLLKCAPMNSTLLKLLLPVAICHAIGHVTSTVSFAAVSVSFAHTIKALEPFFNAAASQFILGQQVPFTLWLSLAPVVIGVSIASLTELSFNWTGFINAMISNISFTYRSIYSKKAMTDMDSTNLYAYISIIALIVCIPPALIIEGPQLVQHGFKDAIAKVGLAKLVSNIFLAGLFYHLYNQVATNTLQRVAPLTHAVGNVLKRVFVIGFSIIIFGNKITTQTGIGTAIAISGVALYSVIKAKIEEEKKCLCPAQEGVAVAAP; translated from the exons ATGGCGGCGCTCGCGACCATCCTCTGcggcggcgccgtcgccggccaccagCGGTCACGCCGCCGCGCAGCCCCGTCGCTCCATGTCAGAGGCGGCTCCGCTTCGGACGCCGCCCACCTTGTCTGCGGTAGGAAGCTCCGCCCGGCGCTGTTCCCCACTTCCTCCTTCGGCGCTCTGCCCCTGTTTCCTCCGGGGAGTAGGAAGCTCCTCCGGACGTCGGCTTCCGCGGCCGCCCCCTCATCCGACTCCCAGGG GCAAGCAAAGCCCATCGGGTTTTTGGAGAGGTACCCGGCTCTTGTCACTGGTTTCTTCTTCTTCATGTG GTATTTTTTGAATGTGATATTTAACATTCTCAACAAGAAGATCTTTGATTACTTCCCCTATCCATA CTTTGTGTCGGTGACCCATCTTTCGGTTGGAGTCTTGTACTGCCTTATCAGCTGGAGCACCGGTCTCCTAAAGTGTGCG CCGATGAATTCGACGCTTCTGAAGCTGCTGCTGCCAGTTGCAATTTGCCATGCCATCGGTCATGTAACGAGCACTGTGTCTTTTGCTGCTGTATCGGTCTCATTTGCCCACACCATTAAAG CTCTCGAGCCGTTCTTCAATGCGGCTGCTTCACAGTTTATTCTCGGGCAGCAAGTTCCCTTCACATTGTGGTTATCTCTGGCTCCAGTTGTAATAG GTGTATCAATCGCATCTCTCACTGAACTCTCATTCAACTGGACTGGTTTCATCAATGCCATGATTTCTAATATCTCGTTCACCTACCGTAGCATTTATTCGAAGAAAGCTATG ACTGACATGGATAGCACCAATCTGTATGCCTATATCTCTATAATTGCTCTCATCGTCTGCATTCCTCCAGCACTCATT ATTGAAGGACCTCAACTAGTGCAGCATGGATTTAAAGATGCAATTGCCAAAGTTGGATTAGCAAAGTTAGTTTCCAATATTTTCTTGGCGGGCTTGTTCTATCACCTTTATAATCAG GTTGCAACAAACACATTGCAGCGGGTGGCCCCTCTAACACATGCCGTTGGCAACGTGTTGAAACGTGTCTTTGTCATCGGCTTCTCAATCATCATTTTCG GCAACAAGATCACCACACAAACTGGAATTGGCACAGCCATTGCTATTTCTGGTGTTGCCCTATACTCAGTTATCAAGGCTAAGATTGAGGAGGAGAAAAAG TGtctgtgtcctgctcaggaaggcgtggcggtggcggctccctga
- the LOC123110489 gene encoding triose phosphate/phosphate translocator, chloroplastic isoform X2: MAALATILCGGAVAGHQRSRRRAAPSLHVRGGSASDAAHLVCGRKLRPALFPTSSFGALPLFPPGSRKLLRTSASAAAPSSDSQGQAKPIGFLERYPALVTGFFFFMWYFLNVIFNILNKKIFDYFPYPYFVSVTHLSVGVLYCLISWSTGLLKCAPMNSTLLKLLLPVAICHAIGHVTSTVSFAAVSVSFAHTIKALEPFFNAAASQFILGQQVPFTLWLSLAPVVIGVSIASLTELSFNWTGFINAMISNISFTYRSIYSKKAMTDMDSTNLYAYISIIALIVCIPPALIIEGPQLVQHGFKDAIAKVGLAKLVSNIFLAGLFYHLYNQVATNTLQRVAPLTHAVGNVLKRVFVIGFSIIIFGNKITTQTGIGTAIAISGVALYSVIKAKIEEEKKEGVAVAAP; encoded by the exons ATGGCGGCGCTCGCGACCATCCTCTGcggcggcgccgtcgccggccaccagCGGTCACGCCGCCGCGCAGCCCCGTCGCTCCATGTCAGAGGCGGCTCCGCTTCGGACGCCGCCCACCTTGTCTGCGGTAGGAAGCTCCGCCCGGCGCTGTTCCCCACTTCCTCCTTCGGCGCTCTGCCCCTGTTTCCTCCGGGGAGTAGGAAGCTCCTCCGGACGTCGGCTTCCGCGGCCGCCCCCTCATCCGACTCCCAGGG GCAAGCAAAGCCCATCGGGTTTTTGGAGAGGTACCCGGCTCTTGTCACTGGTTTCTTCTTCTTCATGTG GTATTTTTTGAATGTGATATTTAACATTCTCAACAAGAAGATCTTTGATTACTTCCCCTATCCATA CTTTGTGTCGGTGACCCATCTTTCGGTTGGAGTCTTGTACTGCCTTATCAGCTGGAGCACCGGTCTCCTAAAGTGTGCG CCGATGAATTCGACGCTTCTGAAGCTGCTGCTGCCAGTTGCAATTTGCCATGCCATCGGTCATGTAACGAGCACTGTGTCTTTTGCTGCTGTATCGGTCTCATTTGCCCACACCATTAAAG CTCTCGAGCCGTTCTTCAATGCGGCTGCTTCACAGTTTATTCTCGGGCAGCAAGTTCCCTTCACATTGTGGTTATCTCTGGCTCCAGTTGTAATAG GTGTATCAATCGCATCTCTCACTGAACTCTCATTCAACTGGACTGGTTTCATCAATGCCATGATTTCTAATATCTCGTTCACCTACCGTAGCATTTATTCGAAGAAAGCTATG ACTGACATGGATAGCACCAATCTGTATGCCTATATCTCTATAATTGCTCTCATCGTCTGCATTCCTCCAGCACTCATT ATTGAAGGACCTCAACTAGTGCAGCATGGATTTAAAGATGCAATTGCCAAAGTTGGATTAGCAAAGTTAGTTTCCAATATTTTCTTGGCGGGCTTGTTCTATCACCTTTATAATCAG GTTGCAACAAACACATTGCAGCGGGTGGCCCCTCTAACACATGCCGTTGGCAACGTGTTGAAACGTGTCTTTGTCATCGGCTTCTCAATCATCATTTTCG GCAACAAGATCACCACACAAACTGGAATTGGCACAGCCATTGCTATTTCTGGTGTTGCCCTATACTCAGTTATCAAGGCTAAGATTGAGGAGGAGAAAAAG gaaggcgtggcggtggcggctccctga